Proteins found in one Streptomyces sp. NBC_00461 genomic segment:
- a CDS encoding radical SAM protein, producing MHQLIVSPFLDGYLAVRPGGTACVRLPAELYEDVRQRAGTDDPVPEWLATTAAEAWDLDLDGQTAGSALLVREPTELAFARASWEINLYCNFGCKHCYLGERPLAGLSWEQKVRLIDIFCHSGVLWLQITGGEPTVDPDFEGAYRYAYRQGMMLTVSTNASRLWKPEVLRLFRDCPPYRVVVSMYGATEESFDELTQRKGAWKNFHRGMVAARNAGLPLRVSVVVTEDNAHEVDAMVALVRSWGLDHHVYTNMQPTFSGTGEPLLVQSTEHLRKRPVFQGCNAGVTFFHADPHAKVSICKIGRDDQIDLITEGIDGLRRLGAISDRLMLRTGGCSGCSLSGSCRVCRPLAKVYQEAKAPLNTYCQHGDTKEMVHS from the coding sequence CGTACGCCTGCCGGCCGAGCTCTACGAAGACGTACGACAACGTGCTGGCACCGACGACCCCGTGCCCGAATGGCTGGCCACCACCGCGGCTGAGGCGTGGGATCTCGACCTGGACGGCCAGACCGCTGGATCGGCGTTGCTCGTACGGGAGCCGACCGAACTCGCCTTCGCGCGGGCGAGTTGGGAGATCAACCTCTACTGCAACTTCGGCTGCAAACACTGCTATCTCGGCGAACGGCCCCTGGCCGGCTTGAGCTGGGAACAGAAGGTCAGGCTCATCGACATCTTCTGTCACTCAGGGGTCCTCTGGCTGCAGATCACGGGCGGCGAACCGACGGTCGATCCCGACTTCGAGGGCGCCTACCGATACGCCTACCGCCAGGGCATGATGCTCACGGTCTCGACCAACGCCTCGCGTCTGTGGAAACCCGAGGTGTTGCGGCTGTTCCGGGACTGCCCGCCGTATCGCGTCGTCGTCAGCATGTACGGCGCCACGGAGGAGTCCTTCGACGAACTCACGCAGCGCAAGGGCGCCTGGAAGAACTTCCACAGGGGCATGGTCGCGGCCCGCAACGCCGGTCTGCCCCTGCGGGTCTCCGTCGTGGTCACCGAGGACAACGCCCACGAGGTCGACGCCATGGTGGCCCTGGTCCGCAGCTGGGGCCTGGACCACCACGTCTACACCAACATGCAGCCGACCTTCTCCGGCACCGGCGAACCCCTGCTCGTGCAGTCCACTGAGCATCTGCGCAAGCGCCCGGTCTTCCAGGGCTGCAACGCGGGAGTGACCTTCTTCCACGCCGACCCGCACGCCAAGGTCTCGATCTGCAAGATCGGCCGAGACGACCAGATCGACCTCATAACGGAGGGCATCGACGGACTTCGCCGACTCGGAGCGATCTCCGATCGGCTGATGCTTCGCACCGGTGGCTGCTCGGGTTGCTCGCTTTCCGGCTCCTGCCGGGTATGCCGACCGCTCGCCAAGGTCTACCAGGAGGCGAAGGCACCACTGAACACCTACTGCCAGCACGGAGACACCAAGGAGATGGTCCACTCATGA
- a CDS encoding GNAT family N-acetyltransferase — translation MRFRWDWLRPVVLAPYVPTIGPVHPSVLTEDLFTDTLIAASTDRRFLRYDKDIRWSDSKVETVLVEAVVHRPGETLIPTLSRRGAGMVKVHLYGIDDSALAATELAQKLAAEHGAAKARIVRFLGPEAPDGRGTRIQLQDFRATIRPAGDGPVRSFDEWPANARGTFDDFAEEMAADGFAFLYEQMQAGTVGPVLTAVLGGRVAGAIGPMEIRPDAIGTPQLMPQYFGVLPEHRGRGLGRLLWRAAMHWGQANGAAYQLLQTEVGGASDCLCRSEGLMSLGFTYWQAS, via the coding sequence ATGCGATTCCGCTGGGACTGGCTACGTCCAGTGGTGCTGGCGCCCTACGTGCCGACGATCGGGCCGGTCCACCCGTCCGTCCTGACCGAGGACCTCTTCACTGACACCCTGATCGCGGCTTCCACCGACCGGAGGTTCTTGCGCTACGACAAGGACATCCGCTGGTCCGACAGCAAGGTCGAGACCGTTCTCGTCGAGGCCGTCGTTCACCGGCCTGGTGAGACGTTGATTCCCACGCTGTCCCGGCGAGGCGCCGGCATGGTCAAGGTTCATCTCTACGGCATCGACGACAGCGCCCTCGCGGCGACCGAACTGGCTCAGAAGCTGGCCGCCGAGCATGGAGCGGCGAAGGCACGCATCGTGCGTTTCCTCGGCCCCGAGGCACCAGACGGGCGCGGTACGCGCATCCAGCTTCAGGACTTCAGGGCGACCATCCGGCCGGCAGGCGATGGCCCCGTCCGCTCCTTTGACGAGTGGCCGGCGAATGCACGAGGCACCTTCGATGACTTCGCTGAGGAGATGGCCGCAGACGGCTTCGCCTTCCTCTACGAACAGATGCAGGCCGGAACGGTCGGCCCGGTCCTGACCGCCGTCTTGGGCGGCCGGGTGGCCGGTGCCATCGGCCCCATGGAGATCCGGCCCGACGCGATCGGCACCCCACAGCTGATGCCGCAGTACTTCGGTGTCCTCCCAGAGCACCGTGGCAGGGGTCTAGGCCGCCTGCTGTGGCGAGCTGCGATGCACTGGGGGCAAGCCAACGGAGCTGCCTACCAACTCCTTCAGACCGAGGTCGGTGGCGCTTCGGATTGCCTCTGCCGGTCCGAAGGGCTGATGTCACTCGGCTTCACGTACTGGCAGGCCAGCTGA
- a CDS encoding helix-turn-helix domain-containing protein, with translation MNPRLLQLARESRGLSQSKLANLAGISQAALSKAENQVGPLSPERLAALADVLGYPQELFDWPDEPVGLGPSGFYHRKQSGLGKTALQRIEAEVNLLLMQLRRLEASVEIDPPFRLPVLDAEEHEPEEAAAKVRASWMIPDGPVHDVIRTVERAGIVVVRRDLESLKISGLSVHPPNGLPVIILNTGMPPARERFTVLHELGHLIMHQIPSDDGEREADRFASEFLMPARLIGPHLTGLNLQRAVQLKQYWKASMAAIIQTARRLDKIDDRKFKSLQVQMSQHGYRRNEPAEPEREEPRILPSMLDLHRSEHGYSDAELAKVVGLRVREFHTEYGAARGLRAV, from the coding sequence ATGAACCCGCGCCTGCTCCAACTCGCGCGGGAGTCACGCGGACTGTCGCAGTCCAAACTGGCCAACCTGGCGGGCATTTCCCAGGCAGCACTGTCTAAAGCGGAGAACCAAGTCGGACCCTTGTCACCTGAACGGCTGGCTGCTCTCGCCGACGTACTGGGCTACCCCCAGGAGCTGTTCGACTGGCCTGATGAGCCCGTAGGCCTGGGACCATCGGGCTTCTACCACCGCAAGCAGTCGGGTCTGGGTAAAACAGCGCTGCAACGCATCGAGGCCGAGGTAAACCTTCTACTGATGCAGCTCCGTCGGCTGGAAGCCAGCGTGGAGATCGACCCGCCCTTCCGTCTCCCTGTGCTGGATGCCGAGGAACACGAGCCAGAGGAGGCCGCCGCGAAAGTACGCGCGAGCTGGATGATTCCAGACGGGCCGGTGCACGACGTCATCCGCACCGTCGAGCGGGCGGGCATCGTGGTGGTACGTCGGGACCTAGAATCCCTGAAGATCTCCGGCCTTAGCGTCCACCCGCCCAACGGCCTTCCGGTGATAATTCTCAACACGGGGATGCCACCCGCTCGGGAGCGGTTCACTGTCCTACACGAGCTGGGACATTTGATCATGCATCAGATCCCCAGTGACGATGGAGAGCGCGAGGCGGACCGATTCGCGTCTGAGTTCCTCATGCCGGCGCGCCTAATCGGTCCCCACTTGACCGGTCTGAACCTTCAACGTGCTGTTCAACTCAAACAGTATTGGAAGGCGTCGATGGCCGCGATCATCCAGACCGCACGCCGTCTCGACAAGATCGACGACCGCAAGTTCAAAAGCCTCCAGGTGCAGATGTCGCAGCACGGCTATCGCCGCAACGAACCGGCCGAGCCGGAGAGGGAAGAGCCCCGCATCCTGCCGAGCATGCTCGATCTACACCGCAGCGAGCACGGCTACTCGGATGCCGAGCTCGCGAAGGTGGTGGGCCTGCGAGTTCGCGAGTTCCATACCGAATACGGCGCGGCCCGCGGGCTTCGCGCCGTCTGA
- a CDS encoding histone-like nucleoid-structuring protein Lsr2, with protein MVQRTVTIFTDDLTDTEGEDIATHTFSLDGVSYDIDLNPDSYQQLLDALGPFVKVGRKSGGTSRRGGGGRKAAGGPDPVKVREWAQGQGIEVSARGRVPRTVIEQYEAAH; from the coding sequence ATGGTTCAGCGCACCGTAACCATCTTCACCGACGATCTGACGGACACCGAGGGTGAGGACATCGCAACCCACACTTTCAGTCTCGATGGCGTCAGCTACGACATCGACCTCAACCCTGACAGTTACCAGCAGCTGTTGGATGCCTTGGGACCCTTTGTGAAGGTCGGTCGCAAGAGCGGCGGCACCTCTCGTCGGGGTGGAGGCGGCAGGAAGGCTGCTGGAGGACCGGACCCCGTCAAGGTGCGTGAGTGGGCTCAGGGGCAGGGCATCGAGGTCAGCGCCCGCGGCCGTGTGCCGCGGACTGTCATTGAGCAGTACGAAGCAGCACATTGA
- a CDS encoding DUF6417 family protein, whose product MDDYGHLDLDEIDFDMEPMTDRLALLTLNEARDLRRLLLAVAQEGGPESPDAARWAREIAARIPSED is encoded by the coding sequence ATGGACGACTACGGCCACCTCGACCTGGATGAGATCGACTTCGACATGGAGCCCATGACGGACCGACTCGCGTTGCTCACCTTGAACGAAGCGCGCGATCTGCGCCGGCTGCTGCTCGCCGTCGCGCAGGAAGGCGGCCCCGAATCGCCAGATGCCGCTCGGTGGGCTCGAGAGATTGCCGCACGCATCCCCTCGGAGGACTGA
- a CDS encoding AbfB domain-containing protein produces the protein MGSSLKSFNIDNHFVRHANFLGELSAIASDLDRADATFDMVNGLADHNLVSFRSVNFPLHFLRHQDFRVKLHEGPNPPLVPPGSAPPPESPDMQLMRKDATFAMVPGLANPNAVSFRSFNFPNRFLRHRDFHLFVEEVDSDLGRKDATFTVVPGLSPEPPGPH, from the coding sequence ATGGGTTCCTCGCTCAAGTCCTTCAACATCGACAATCACTTCGTCCGGCACGCGAACTTCCTGGGCGAGCTGTCGGCCATTGCGAGCGACCTGGACCGCGCCGACGCCACCTTCGACATGGTGAACGGCCTGGCGGACCACAACCTCGTGTCCTTCCGGTCCGTCAACTTCCCTCTCCACTTCCTGCGGCACCAGGACTTCCGCGTCAAACTCCACGAAGGCCCGAACCCCCCGCTCGTTCCCCCCGGGTCGGCACCCCCGCCCGAGTCCCCGGACATGCAGCTGATGCGGAAGGACGCCACGTTCGCCATGGTCCCGGGACTCGCGAACCCAAACGCGGTGTCGTTCCGGTCCTTCAATTTCCCCAACCGGTTCCTGCGGCACAGGGACTTCCACCTCTTCGTCGAAGAGGTGGACAGCGACCTAGGCCGGAAGGACGCGACGTTCACGGTGGTCCCCGGCTTGTCCCCGGAGCCGCCGGGACCGCATTAG